A window from Flavobacterium gyeonganense encodes these proteins:
- a CDS encoding L-threonylcarbamoyladenylate synthase, whose amino-acid sequence MENLNEEVHKAFEIIKEGGIILYPTDTVWGIGCDATNPEAVAKIYKLKQRAETQSMIVLMNGEKMMYNVFKNIPEVAWQILDLSEKPTTLILDEPRNVASNIIASDNSLAIRLVKEPFCFKLLERMKKPLVSTSANISGQPTPLAFKDINPEIIKGVDYVVDLYRDKVGGKPSTIIKLTNDSQVKVIRK is encoded by the coding sequence ATGGAAAATCTCAACGAAGAAGTACATAAAGCTTTTGAAATCATAAAAGAGGGTGGTATCATTCTTTATCCAACCGACACCGTATGGGGAATTGGCTGCGATGCCACAAATCCCGAAGCAGTTGCTAAAATATACAAACTTAAGCAACGTGCAGAAACACAAAGCATGATTGTATTAATGAATGGCGAAAAAATGATGTACAATGTTTTTAAAAATATTCCCGAAGTAGCCTGGCAAATTCTTGATTTATCTGAAAAACCAACAACTTTAATTTTAGACGAACCGCGAAATGTAGCTTCTAACATCATCGCTTCAGATAACTCTTTAGCAATACGACTTGTAAAAGAACCTTTTTGTTTTAAATTATTAGAGAGAATGAAAAAACCATTAGTCTCTACCTCTGCTAATATTTCAGGACAACCAACACCATTAGCTTTCAAAGATATTAATCCTGAAATTATAAAAGGAGTTGATTATGTCGTGGATTTGTATCGTGATAAGGTTGGCGGAAAACCTTCAACAATCATTAAATTAACAAATGATTCACAGGTAAAAGTAATCCGTAAATAA
- a CDS encoding acyltransferase family protein → MHKRNYFPHIDGLRGIAVLLVLLFHLDVTVLKGGFIGVDVFFVISGYLISSILIPKIDQKAFSFKEFYFRRIKRLLPSMLFVVILTLLMAYFIYPLFLFEKTLKSSTATVLSFSNIYFF, encoded by the coding sequence ATGCATAAAAGAAATTACTTCCCACATATTGATGGACTGCGAGGTATTGCGGTTCTATTGGTTTTGCTTTTTCATCTCGATGTAACTGTATTAAAAGGAGGATTCATCGGTGTAGATGTTTTCTTTGTAATTAGTGGCTATCTCATAAGTTCTATTTTAATACCTAAAATAGATCAAAAAGCTTTTTCTTTTAAAGAGTTTTATTTTAGGCGAATAAAAAGATTGCTGCCATCTATGCTATTCGTTGTGATACTCACATTATTAATGGCTTATTTCATTTATCCTCTTTTTTTATTCGAGAAAACATTAAAATCATCAACCGCCACAGTCCTATCCTTCTCCAATATCTATTTTTTTTAG
- a CDS encoding DUF6048 family protein — protein sequence MKKILYFLLVLTFGLSSCEKDDICDANTPTTPRMLISFFYADRPAVVKNVTRLKVQGDNVENGIVFNETATTDDIKYTTSANQVLIPLDPTKDAVTYSFISNFSTANPGLSNTDMLTFNYSRKNVYVSRACGFKTIYTLTSIQRAGNEDASNYWISNISLFNPNVELENETHVKIFFSICLFFTVVFLGQAQEIANDTIKKEISATKPKPNKVQVVAETTTDSVPVKKDRYGLRVGVDLYKLTRGFYDKDYKGVEFVGDFRLTKKYYIAAELGIEDKTTDDDRLNSTATGTYIKGGFDYNLYNNWLDMENLISVGLRGGFSTFSQELNSYKIYSPDKYWGETPVITDAKKYTGLTAAWAEVAVGMKAKVFNNLFVGFGVQLKLLLANKEPEDFENLYIPGFNRTYDGSFGVGFNYTVSYFIPLYKKQVTIPGAEKKASKK from the coding sequence ATGAAAAAAATACTGTATTTTTTATTGGTCTTAACATTTGGATTATCCAGTTGTGAAAAAGATGATATTTGTGATGCAAATACCCCCACAACACCAAGAATGTTGATTTCTTTTTTCTATGCCGACCGACCAGCAGTTGTAAAAAATGTAACTCGCCTGAAAGTACAGGGAGACAATGTAGAAAATGGAATTGTTTTTAACGAAACCGCTACAACTGATGATATAAAATACACCACTAGTGCGAATCAGGTTTTAATTCCATTAGACCCTACAAAAGATGCTGTCACTTATAGTTTTATATCTAATTTCAGCACCGCAAATCCTGGTTTAAGCAATACAGATATGCTAACATTTAACTATTCACGAAAAAATGTATATGTCTCAAGAGCATGCGGTTTTAAAACCATATACACTTTAACTTCAATTCAACGTGCAGGAAATGAAGATGCAAGTAACTACTGGATAAGTAACATTAGTTTATTTAATCCTAATGTCGAATTAGAAAATGAAACACATGTCAAAATATTTTTTAGTATTTGCTTATTCTTCACAGTAGTATTTCTTGGGCAGGCTCAGGAAATAGCTAATGATACAATTAAAAAAGAAATAAGCGCGACAAAACCAAAACCTAATAAAGTTCAGGTTGTTGCAGAAACCACAACAGACAGTGTTCCTGTAAAAAAAGACCGCTACGGTTTACGGGTAGGTGTTGATTTGTATAAACTTACCAGAGGTTTTTACGACAAAGACTATAAAGGAGTCGAGTTTGTGGGTGATTTTCGCCTTACTAAAAAATATTACATAGCCGCCGAACTCGGTATAGAAGATAAAACAACTGATGATGACCGATTAAATTCAACAGCAACAGGAACTTACATAAAAGGAGGTTTTGACTACAACTTGTATAATAACTGGCTGGATATGGAAAATCTTATATCAGTAGGTTTACGAGGTGGTTTTAGTACATTTAGCCAGGAACTCAACAGCTACAAAATTTATAGTCCTGATAAATATTGGGGAGAAACTCCAGTGATTACTGATGCTAAAAAATATACTGGTTTAACAGCTGCATGGGCCGAAGTTGCTGTTGGAATGAAAGCTAAGGTTTTTAATAACCTTTTTGTAGGATTCGGGGTCCAGTTAAAATTGCTCTTAGCCAACAAAGAACCTGAGGATTTTGAAAACCTTTATATTCCTGGATTTAACAGAACTTATGATGGAAGTTTCGGAGTTGGATTTAATTATACTGTTTCCTATTTTATTCCTCTTTATAAAAAGCAGGTAACAATTCCTGGAGCAGAAAAAAAAGCTTCTAAAAAATAA
- a CDS encoding acyltransferase family protein produces the protein MLFWTNKFEFKSYAKESLSLIGITGLIFLASFYDDKVLFPGINALLPCLFSAILIHNTGQTKYVSRIYNNQLIRWLGRISYSLYLIHWPFVVFYKHLYGPNLNPKDQIILFFSAIVVGFIIYKCIETPFRVTKRKESKIIILIFTTIVLILVTNYCLLHFESFFFKNTTTQAYGLKQIEEGKNLRFQLLSDTINDLNLKNTKHTEQVLILGDSHAPDALNFLKLAYPNYDYRMLSEGGCPPMVSADLKLISNHPPEMKDKCYVMMDKIYRNNFLSKYEYIVINVMFGWYKPENLVAFVKEIKKKTKAKIIVFGNYIVLKRDMPEIMGTGETITSKDIESFGLYDNELKIKSKGLYQFISKKDLLSNGNNLKHCVLFTAQNAPMSYDSNHLSFEFSKTISDSLRIKKINIFKKK, from the coding sequence TTGCTTTTTTGGACTAATAAATTTGAATTTAAATCGTATGCCAAAGAATCGCTATCGCTAATAGGAATTACAGGTCTAATTTTTCTAGCTTCTTTTTATGATGACAAAGTCCTGTTTCCTGGAATAAATGCTTTATTGCCTTGCTTATTTTCTGCTATTTTAATTCACAATACAGGTCAAACAAAATATGTTAGTCGAATTTATAATAATCAATTAATAAGATGGTTGGGCAGAATATCCTATTCTTTATACTTGATTCATTGGCCCTTTGTCGTTTTTTATAAACATCTATACGGTCCGAATTTAAATCCGAAAGACCAAATTATACTTTTTTTTAGTGCTATCGTTGTTGGATTTATCATCTATAAATGTATTGAAACTCCTTTTAGAGTAACTAAAAGAAAAGAATCCAAAATAATTATTCTTATTTTTACAACAATAGTCTTAATTTTAGTAACAAATTATTGTTTGCTTCATTTTGAATCATTCTTTTTTAAGAATACCACTACTCAAGCATATGGCTTAAAACAGATTGAGGAAGGCAAGAATTTGAGGTTTCAACTTTTAAGCGATACCATAAATGACTTAAATTTAAAAAACACAAAACACACAGAACAAGTGTTAATACTTGGCGATAGTCATGCTCCAGATGCTCTTAACTTTTTGAAATTAGCCTACCCTAATTACGATTACCGAATGCTTTCAGAAGGAGGTTGTCCACCAATGGTTTCGGCTGATTTAAAATTAATTAGCAATCATCCCCCCGAAATGAAAGACAAATGCTATGTTATGATGGATAAAATTTATAGAAATAATTTTTTATCAAAGTATGAATACATTGTAATCAACGTAATGTTTGGCTGGTATAAACCCGAAAATTTAGTAGCTTTTGTAAAAGAAATAAAAAAGAAAACAAAAGCTAAAATTATTGTTTTTGGAAATTATATAGTTTTGAAACGAGATATGCCAGAAATCATGGGTACAGGAGAAACCATAACAAGTAAAGACATCGAAAGTTTTGGACTTTATGATAACGAATTGAAAATTAAATCAAAAGGCCTCTACCAATTTATTAGCAAAAAAGATTTACTGTCTAATGGGAATAATCTCAAGCATTGTGTACTATTTACGGCTCAAAATGCCCCAATGTCCTACGATAGTAATCACTTAAGTTTTGAATTTTCCAAAACAATTTCGGACAGTTTACGGATAAAAAAAATTAATATTTTTAAGAAAAAATAG
- the cysM gene encoding cysteine synthase CysM — translation MKPQKLISLIGNTPLMETVNLVKNKNVKLLLKLEGNNPGGSVKDRAAYNMIASALERGDIKKGDKLIEATSGNTGIALAMIAQLFQVEIELVLPEDSTKERTQTMRAYGATVILTPANEGIIGSRDYADKKVAEGGYVMLNQFANDDNWKAHYKTTGPEIWEDTEGSVTHFVSAMGTTGTIIGTSSYLKEKNPNVQIIGAQPSDGSQIPGIRKWPQEYLPKIFDASKVDTVVDVSEEEARKMTKRLALEEGVFAGMSSGGSVAVALKIAEQLESGVIVAIICDRGDRYLSSDLFD, via the coding sequence ATGAAACCACAGAAATTAATCAGCCTGATTGGCAATACCCCATTGATGGAAACTGTTAATCTGGTCAAAAATAAAAACGTAAAACTTTTATTAAAACTCGAAGGAAACAATCCGGGTGGAAGTGTAAAAGACAGAGCTGCTTACAACATGATTGCATCAGCTTTGGAAAGAGGTGATATCAAAAAAGGAGATAAATTAATTGAAGCAACAAGCGGAAATACCGGAATTGCACTGGCAATGATTGCTCAGTTATTTCAGGTTGAAATAGAATTGGTTCTTCCCGAAGACTCTACAAAAGAAAGAACACAAACCATGCGCGCTTATGGTGCAACCGTTATTTTAACACCTGCCAATGAAGGAATAATCGGTTCACGTGACTATGCTGATAAAAAAGTAGCCGAAGGCGGTTATGTAATGCTAAATCAGTTTGCAAATGACGACAACTGGAAAGCACATTATAAAACTACCGGTCCTGAAATATGGGAGGATACTGAAGGAAGTGTAACGCATTTTGTATCGGCTATGGGAACAACAGGAACTATCATTGGGACTTCATCTTATCTGAAAGAAAAAAATCCAAATGTACAGATTATTGGTGCGCAGCCTAGCGACGGATCACAAATTCCGGGAATACGCAAATGGCCACAGGAATATTTACCGAAGATTTTTGACGCTTCGAAAGTAGATACTGTTGTAGATGTAAGTGAAGAAGAAGCAAGAAAAATGACGAAAAGATTAGCATTAGAAGAAGGTGTTTTTGCCGGAATGAGTAGTGGAGGCTCTGTAGCAGTAGCCCTTAAAATTGCAGAACAATTAGAATCTGGTGTTATAGTAGCCATTATCTGCGATCGCGGTGATCGTTATTTATCTTCTGATTTATTTGATTAA
- a CDS encoding sensor histidine kinase, with the protein MKFLFVAFIGIHIPLIGILFFALYFDTVIPATSVLIFSLIMTLLATGITLLVLNQLIKPIAVASKSLDDYRNQRKLSVLPTEYTDEAGLLMSNIQESIFEAESFINEKQDLIYMLSHDLKNFAGNPQGLAKLIIEEKPSEAIKDLAELICESTNLQFRYIENFIKLLAEQDQVPKINPELKKISFPDVLDFVNEQVEQRLIDKNISLNVSVETEETKLKIDEGLLIQVLVNLISNAVKFSYFDSEIKLRIFTERSSLIITVSDNGIGFSQHQIEELFKKFTKMSRLGTANESSTGIGLYLCKKIIERNKGKLTASSEGTNKGAEFKIVFENC; encoded by the coding sequence TTGAAATTTCTGTTTGTTGCTTTTATAGGTATTCATATTCCTTTAATCGGAATTTTGTTTTTTGCTTTATATTTCGACACAGTGATTCCGGCGACATCGGTTTTAATTTTTTCATTAATTATGACCTTGCTTGCAACTGGAATTACCCTACTGGTTTTAAACCAGCTGATTAAACCAATTGCTGTAGCTTCAAAATCATTGGATGACTACAGAAATCAAAGAAAATTATCGGTTTTGCCTACAGAATATACTGATGAAGCCGGTCTGTTAATGAGTAATATTCAGGAATCTATATTTGAAGCCGAAAGTTTTATAAATGAAAAACAGGATTTGATTTATATGCTTTCACATGACTTGAAAAACTTTGCAGGAAATCCTCAGGGACTTGCGAAACTCATTATAGAAGAAAAACCATCTGAGGCAATAAAGGATTTGGCCGAGTTGATTTGTGAATCAACAAATCTGCAATTCAGATATATAGAAAATTTCATCAAATTACTGGCGGAACAGGATCAGGTTCCTAAAATAAATCCGGAGCTAAAAAAAATATCTTTTCCAGATGTATTGGATTTTGTCAACGAACAGGTAGAACAGCGTCTTATAGATAAGAATATTAGTCTAAATGTGAGTGTTGAAACTGAAGAAACTAAGCTTAAAATTGATGAGGGATTATTAATTCAGGTTTTAGTAAATTTGATTAGCAATGCGGTTAAGTTCTCTTATTTTGACAGCGAAATTAAATTAAGAATATTTACTGAACGTAGTTCCCTGATTATAACGGTTTCTGATAATGGAATAGGTTTCAGTCAGCATCAGATTGAAGAGCTATTCAAGAAATTTACAAAAATGAGCCGACTTGGAACCGCCAATGAATCTTCAACAGGGATTGGTTTATACTTATGTAAAAAAATCATCGAAAGAAATAAGGGGAAATTAACAGCTTCCAGTGAAGGAACAAACAAAGGTGCCGAGTTTAAAATTGTATTTGAAAATTGTTGA
- a CDS encoding DUF2752 domain-containing protein, which yields MDLEKYMLPCFSKTLLGIECLGCGFQRALFLLFRGDFLAAFKMYPAIYTTLIFLSFVALHFLNKAKNYNKLLWISGITNGMFMIAGYYYKHFYL from the coding sequence TTGGATTTAGAAAAATATATGCTGCCTTGTTTTAGCAAAACCCTGTTAGGAATCGAATGTTTGGGCTGTGGATTTCAACGTGCCCTATTCTTACTTTTTCGGGGTGACTTTTTAGCAGCATTTAAGATGTATCCGGCAATCTACACAACGCTTATTTTTTTAAGTTTTGTAGCTTTACATTTTTTAAACAAAGCCAAAAATTACAACAAGTTACTTTGGATTTCCGGAATTACAAATGGCATGTTTATGATTGCCGGATATTACTACAAACATTTTTATCTTTAA
- a CDS encoding aldo/keto reductase, protein MNYRKLGKTNFNISEISLGTWQVGGKWGSAFDNKTADELLNTAIDNGVNFIDTADVYENGLSETAVGRVIRSRSERIYVATKCGRHINPHVSEGYQPKVLQKYVEDSLQRLGLETIDLIQLHCPPTEVFYRPEIFELFDRLKEQGKILNLGVSVEKVEEALKAIEYSNVTTVQIIFNLFRQRPSQLFFSEARKKDIGIIARVPLASGLLTGKFDTKTTFEPQDHRNFNRNGDAFDKGETFSGIDYELGLKAVEKLKELFPDTSNLAPYALQWILSFEDISCIIPGASNESHVLSNLSVYDLPKLSSEKIEAMNKVYDEYIKPSVHQLW, encoded by the coding sequence ATGAACTATCGCAAATTAGGTAAAACCAATTTTAATATATCCGAAATCTCACTTGGCACCTGGCAGGTTGGAGGAAAATGGGGATCAGCTTTTGACAACAAAACTGCAGACGAACTTTTGAATACAGCAATTGATAATGGTGTTAACTTTATTGATACAGCAGATGTTTATGAAAATGGTTTAAGTGAAACTGCTGTAGGAAGGGTTATACGTTCGAGATCTGAGCGTATTTACGTGGCTACAAAATGCGGGCGTCATATTAATCCGCATGTAAGCGAGGGATATCAGCCAAAAGTGCTTCAAAAATACGTTGAAGACAGCTTACAAAGATTAGGATTAGAAACAATAGATTTAATTCAGTTACACTGCCCTCCTACTGAGGTTTTCTATCGTCCTGAAATTTTTGAACTATTTGATCGTCTTAAAGAGCAGGGGAAAATTTTAAATCTTGGTGTTAGCGTTGAAAAAGTAGAAGAAGCCTTGAAAGCAATCGAATATTCGAACGTTACCACAGTACAGATTATTTTTAATTTATTTCGTCAGCGACCTTCACAATTATTCTTTTCTGAAGCAAGAAAAAAAGATATCGGCATCATTGCGAGAGTTCCTCTGGCAAGTGGGCTTTTAACCGGTAAATTTGATACAAAAACAACTTTCGAACCACAAGATCATCGAAATTTCAACAGAAACGGAGATGCTTTTGACAAAGGAGAAACTTTCTCCGGTATTGATTATGAATTAGGTCTGAAAGCTGTTGAGAAATTAAAAGAATTATTTCCTGATACTTCAAATTTGGCACCATATGCTTTACAATGGATTTTGAGTTTTGAAGACATAAGCTGTATTATTCCGGGAGCTTCTAACGAAAGTCATGTATTATCCAATTTATCTGTTTATGATTTGCCTAAATTATCCTCAGAAAAAATTGAAGCAATGAATAAAGTTTATGACGAATATATAAAACCTTCTGTGCATCAGTTGTGGTAA
- a CDS encoding Smr/MutS family protein, with protein sequence MLTKGEKVSVLDEAINGTVVSVKNNEVLIETEDGFMMTFFVNELIKIQDSSNLMKSIKRIDLDSVAKQKEEPKPRSFVKEKKDKREISAPEFDLHIEKLVPNKRGMSNYDILTLQTETARRHIEFAIKNRIPKIVFIHGVGEGILKAELDFLLGRYDGVDFQDANYQKYGLGATEVYFRQNNK encoded by the coding sequence ATGCTGACTAAAGGAGAGAAGGTTTCTGTGCTGGACGAAGCCATTAACGGAACAGTAGTTTCAGTTAAAAATAATGAAGTTTTGATTGAAACAGAAGATGGATTTATGATGACTTTTTTTGTCAATGAGTTGATTAAAATTCAGGATTCCAGTAACTTAATGAAATCAATTAAAAGAATTGATTTAGATTCTGTTGCAAAACAAAAAGAAGAACCAAAACCACGAAGTTTTGTGAAAGAAAAGAAAGATAAACGTGAGATTTCGGCTCCGGAATTTGACTTGCATATAGAAAAATTAGTACCAAATAAACGCGGGATGTCTAATTATGATATACTTACTTTGCAAACCGAAACAGCAAGAAGGCATATTGAATTTGCAATTAAAAACCGTATCCCCAAGATTGTTTTTATCCACGGCGTTGGAGAAGGAATACTAAAAGCCGAGCTTGATTTTTTACTAGGTAGGTATGATGGAGTAGATTTTCAGGATGCAAACTATCAGAAGTATGGTCTTGGTGCAACTGAGGTTTACTTTAGGCAAAACAATAAATAG
- a CDS encoding THUMP domain-containing class I SAM-dependent RNA methyltransferase yields MEENFRMIAKCFFGFEEILEKELRDLGAQEIEKGVRMVSFKGDKGFMYKANLSLRTALKVLKPIYSFRANNEQALYKGISGVNWSKLLNANQTFVIDATVHSTYFNHSEFVSQKCKDAIVDQFRERTGQRPSIDKQHPDLRINVHIDKDQVSVALDTSGNSLHQRGYRTATNIAPINEVLAAGILLLSGWDGQSHFLDPMCGSGTFLAEAAMIACNIPANINRKEFAFEKWKDWDNELFDKIVDSLMKKTREFHYTIQGFDKAPSAVNKAKDNIRNANLEDYVTISEDNFFDTEKAVEGKLHIVFNPPYDERLDIHMERFYANIGDTLKKNYPGTNAWFITANLEALKFVGLKPSRKIKLFNGSLEARLVKYEMYEGSKRTKFQV; encoded by the coding sequence AAAAGAATTGCGTGATCTTGGTGCCCAGGAAATTGAAAAAGGGGTAAGGATGGTAAGTTTTAAGGGTGATAAAGGCTTTATGTACAAAGCCAATTTGTCACTCAGAACAGCCCTTAAGGTTTTAAAGCCAATTTATTCATTCAGAGCTAATAATGAGCAGGCATTGTACAAAGGAATTTCTGGTGTAAACTGGTCGAAATTACTGAATGCCAATCAGACTTTTGTAATTGATGCTACGGTTCATTCTACTTATTTTAACCATTCTGAGTTTGTTTCTCAAAAATGTAAAGATGCCATTGTAGATCAGTTTAGGGAAAGAACAGGACAGCGTCCAAGTATTGATAAACAGCATCCTGATTTACGAATTAATGTTCATATTGATAAAGATCAGGTTTCGGTAGCTTTGGATACTTCAGGAAATTCACTCCATCAGCGTGGCTACAGAACAGCTACTAATATTGCGCCTATTAATGAAGTTTTGGCTGCAGGAATTCTTTTGTTGTCAGGCTGGGATGGTCAAAGTCACTTTTTAGATCCAATGTGCGGTTCTGGAACCTTTTTGGCTGAAGCTGCAATGATTGCCTGCAATATTCCGGCTAACATCAACAGAAAAGAATTTGCTTTTGAAAAATGGAAAGACTGGGACAATGAATTGTTTGATAAAATTGTCGATAGTCTGATGAAAAAAACAAGAGAATTTCATTATACAATTCAAGGTTTTGATAAAGCACCAAGTGCAGTGAACAAGGCCAAAGACAATATCAGAAATGCAAATCTTGAAGATTATGTAACGATTTCTGAAGACAACTTTTTTGATACTGAAAAAGCAGTTGAAGGAAAACTGCATATTGTATTCAATCCGCCTTATGATGAGCGTCTGGATATTCATATGGAAAGATTTTATGCTAATATCGGCGATACTTTAAAGAAAAATTATCCGGGTACAAATGCCTGGTTTATTACAGCAAATCTTGAAGCCTTGAAATTTGTTGGATTAAAGCCTTCAAGAAAAATCAAGCTCTTTAATGGAAGTCTTGAAGCCCGTCTGGTCAAATACGAAATGTACGAAGGAAGTAAGAGAACTAAATTTCAAGTGTAA
- a CDS encoding cysteine desulfurase family protein: MKKVYLDNASTTAIRPEVVQEMTKIMMNDFGNPSSTHSFGRNAKTIVELSRKNIAKYLNCSAQEIIFTSGGTEANNWILRSAVEDLKVQRIITSKIEHHAVLYTVLALQSDYDIEIDYVAINPDGSIDLTHLSNLLSQEKKTIVSLMHVNNEIGVILDIDRVSVICKQYNALFHSDTVQSVGKTEIDLQKNAVDFIVASAHKFHGPKGVGFAFVRKNSGLQPLLFGGEQEKGLRAGTEAVHQVAGMAKALAISYENLETDRQYMLDLKMYLINQLQNYFPNFRIVGKKEDFYNIINIILPFSEDKTSMLLFSLDMKGIAVSRGSACQSGSIKPSHVLKEILSETDLKLPNLRISFSHYNTKEDIDLLIETLKTI, translated from the coding sequence ATGAAAAAAGTATACCTCGATAACGCTTCTACTACTGCCATACGACCTGAAGTTGTTCAGGAAATGACAAAAATTATGATGAATGATTTTGGAAACCCGTCATCTACTCACAGTTTTGGTAGAAATGCAAAAACGATTGTTGAGCTTTCCAGAAAAAATATAGCTAAATATCTTAATTGTTCGGCTCAGGAAATAATTTTTACGTCAGGTGGTACCGAAGCGAATAACTGGATTCTTCGTTCAGCTGTAGAAGATCTGAAAGTGCAGCGGATTATCACCTCTAAAATTGAGCATCACGCAGTTTTATATACCGTTTTGGCTTTGCAGTCAGATTATGATATTGAGATTGATTATGTTGCTATAAATCCTGATGGCAGCATCGATTTAACGCATTTGTCTAATTTATTATCACAAGAAAAAAAGACAATTGTAAGTTTGATGCATGTAAATAATGAAATAGGAGTTATTTTAGATATTGACAGAGTAAGTGTTATCTGTAAGCAGTATAATGCCCTTTTTCATTCTGATACCGTTCAGTCTGTTGGGAAAACTGAAATTGATTTACAAAAAAATGCTGTCGATTTTATCGTGGCCAGTGCTCATAAATTTCATGGGCCAAAAGGAGTTGGCTTTGCTTTTGTGCGAAAAAATTCAGGGTTGCAGCCTTTACTTTTTGGCGGGGAACAGGAAAAAGGATTACGTGCAGGAACCGAAGCTGTACACCAGGTTGCAGGAATGGCAAAAGCTTTGGCTATTTCATATGAAAACCTTGAAACCGACCGGCAGTATATGTTGGATTTAAAAATGTATTTGATAAATCAGCTTCAAAATTATTTCCCGAATTTTAGAATCGTAGGTAAAAAAGAAGATTTTTATAATATTATCAATATTATTTTGCCTTTTTCTGAAGATAAAACTTCTATGTTATTGTTTAGCCTGGATATGAAAGGAATTGCAGTTTCAAGAGGAAGCGCATGTCAGTCCGGAAGTATAAAGCCTTCACATGTTTTAAAAGAAATACTTTCGGAGACCGATTTGAAATTACCTAATCTCCGGATTTCTTTCAGTCATTACAATACCAAAGAAGATATCGACTTGCTGATTGAGACTCTTAAAACAATATAA
- a CDS encoding DUF1003 domain-containing protein has translation MKNDSTFKSAISNLSFPVTQKVSGKSIHDPVLGLIVKDHPSFCDSDFISFQELNKYRQKYISDYLSNEIGALSNLEKSVISSLNEDKSIVNIVEDEDETRSFGQKIADKVADFGGSWTFIISFLLFIVIWISSNVYILMNKGFDPYPFILLNLILSCIAALQAPVIMMSQNRQEEKDRTRAKKDYMINLKSELEIRMIHDKIDHLIMHQQQELIEIQKVQIEMMNDILNQIKK, from the coding sequence ATGAAAAATGATTCTACTTTTAAAAGTGCTATTTCTAATCTTTCATTTCCTGTTACCCAGAAAGTTTCAGGTAAATCAATACATGACCCTGTCTTAGGTCTTATTGTTAAAGATCATCCTTCGTTTTGTGATAGTGATTTTATCTCTTTTCAGGAATTAAACAAGTATCGGCAGAAATATATTTCGGATTATTTAAGTAATGAAATAGGGGCGCTTTCCAATCTTGAAAAAAGTGTTATTTCTTCTTTAAATGAAGATAAATCCATTGTGAATATTGTAGAAGATGAAGATGAAACAAGAAGCTTTGGTCAAAAAATAGCAGATAAGGTAGCAGACTTTGGCGGAAGCTGGACATTTATTATTTCTTTTTTGCTTTTCATTGTCATTTGGATTAGTTCTAATGTTTATATTTTAATGAATAAAGGCTTCGATCCCTACCCATTTATTTTGCTGAATTTAATTTTGTCATGCATTGCAGCTTTGCAGGCGCCGGTAATTATGATGAGCCAGAATCGTCAGGAAGAAAAAGACCGCACGCGGGCCAAAAAAGATTATATGATTAACCTTAAATCAGAACTTGAAATCAGAATGATTCATGATAAAATTGATCATTTGATAATGCATCAGCAACAGGAATTAATCGAAATTCAGAAAGTTCAAATTGAGATGATGAATGATATTTTGAATCAAATTAAAAAGTAA